A genomic region of Caldicellulosiruptor acetigenus contains the following coding sequences:
- a CDS encoding TrkH family potassium uptake protein: protein MYNKHKFKDGHIELRHVLYMTGKTLSAIGIVEIVAAITSLLYREWNMLFNLMIGIGLFFLVSFIFIFIGRDTKEEKFSWGAGMSMVALTWALGALISAVPPYLSGHFKSYLDAFFEVMSGYTTTGLVLIQDLDHAPMGLNMWRHLITYIGGQGMVLMTLSFLASGMRGLLKVYMGEARDEQIFPNVMHTARIIWSVSLLYLVLGTLALTINGVLIGLPLDMAFFRGLWMFLGGWDTAGFAPQSQNAMYFHSLSYEIISMTIMILGTINFALHYFILTGNYKEGIRNAEIKSLFTTITILSFLGAVALKGIYSDGAVSFRKTFYHFVSAHTGTGFATLYSQQFFYEWSDAAIILLVIAMLAGGSVCSTAGGIKALRIAILANALVNDIKKMIKPDSAVVVEKFHHLKEVTLQDKHVRNASIIILLYIATFAFGTLAGTFFGYPLKAAMFESASALGNVGLSIGITQPSMPDALKIIYIFMMWVGRLEFMSVIALFAFLFKEAKEG, encoded by the coding sequence ATGTACAACAAACATAAGTTTAAAGATGGTCATATAGAGCTTCGACATGTCCTTTACATGACTGGGAAAACTTTAAGTGCAATAGGGATAGTAGAAATAGTAGCTGCCATAACCTCTCTTTTGTACCGAGAGTGGAACATGTTATTTAATCTTATGATTGGCATTGGACTTTTTTTTCTCGTAAGTTTTATATTTATCTTTATCGGAAGGGATACAAAAGAAGAGAAGTTTTCATGGGGCGCTGGAATGAGCATGGTGGCTTTAACCTGGGCGCTTGGCGCACTAATTTCAGCTGTGCCACCATACCTTTCGGGACATTTTAAATCATACTTGGACGCATTTTTTGAAGTTATGAGCGGATATACAACAACAGGTCTTGTTCTGATTCAAGACTTGGACCATGCACCAATGGGACTTAACATGTGGCGACATTTAATCACCTACATCGGCGGTCAGGGTATGGTGCTTATGACCTTGAGCTTTCTTGCCTCGGGTATGCGCGGGCTTTTAAAGGTTTACATGGGCGAGGCAAGAGATGAGCAGATATTTCCAAACGTTATGCACACAGCAAGGATAATCTGGTCTGTGAGCCTTTTATACCTTGTTTTAGGAACCTTGGCTTTGACAATAAATGGAGTTTTAATAGGTCTTCCTTTGGACATGGCATTTTTCAGGGGGCTGTGGATGTTTCTTGGTGGCTGGGACACAGCAGGGTTTGCTCCGCAGTCTCAAAACGCAATGTATTTTCACAGTCTATCATATGAGATTATATCTATGACCATTATGATTTTAGGAACAATAAACTTTGCACTCCATTATTTCATTCTCACAGGCAATTATAAAGAAGGTATCAGAAATGCTGAGATAAAAAGCCTTTTTACAACAATAACCATTTTGAGTTTTCTTGGAGCTGTTGCTTTAAAAGGCATTTATTCAGATGGCGCAGTTTCATTTAGAAAAACCTTTTATCATTTTGTTTCTGCCCACACAGGTACAGGCTTTGCTACTCTTTATTCACAGCAATTTTTCTATGAATGGTCAGACGCAGCGATAATCCTTTTGGTTATTGCAATGCTGGCTGGTGGGTCTGTGTGCTCAACAGCAGGTGGTATAAAAGCACTCAGAATTGCAATCCTTGCAAATGCTCTTGTAAACGATATAAAAAAGATGATAAAACCAGATTCAGCAGTTGTTGTTGAAAAGTTTCATCACTTAAAAGAGGTAACACTGCAGGACAAACACGTTCGAAATGCTTCTATTATAATACTTTTGTATATTGCAACATTTGCTTTTGGAACACTGGCAGGCACATTTTTTGGATATCCTTTGAAAGCTGCGATGTTTGAATCTGCCTCAGCACTTGGCAACGTTGGACTTTCAATCGGAATTACTCAGCCTTCCATGCCAGATGCTCTTAAAATCATCTACATCTTTATGATGTGGGTGGGAAGGCTTGAGTTCATGTCTGTAATAGCGCTTTTTGCATTCTTATTTAAAGAAGCAAAGGAAGGATAA
- a CDS encoding VanZ family protein: MNKFKFYLNWALVFLWMAVIFYFSSQEGIISHQKSFSVAVLCERIVEFFAGKDIITNANRKNFEFFVRKLAHVTEYFVLCMLFYRAFLAGGNDYRKSAAKSFIFSFLYAVTDEIHQIFVAGRGPSPVDVGVDSIGMLLYLLPKTLTEKVRKRAG; this comes from the coding sequence GTGAACAAATTCAAATTTTATCTGAACTGGGCGCTTGTATTTTTGTGGATGGCAGTAATCTTTTATTTTTCTTCCCAGGAAGGAATAATCTCTCATCAAAAGAGTTTTTCGGTGGCAGTTTTGTGTGAAAGGATAGTTGAATTTTTTGCAGGAAAAGATATCATTACAAACGCTAACAGAAAAAATTTTGAATTTTTTGTAAGAAAACTTGCGCACGTCACAGAATATTTTGTGCTTTGCATGCTATTTTACAGAGCTTTTCTTGCAGGAGGAAATGACTATAGAAAATCTGCTGCAAAGAGTTTTATATTTTCTTTTCTTTATGCTGTGACAGATGAGATTCACCAGATATTTGTTGCAGGAAGAGGTCCAAGCCCGGTGGATGTTGGGGTTGATTCTATCGGAATGCTTTTGTATCTGCTTCCTAAAACCTTGACAGAAAAGGTTAGAAAAAGGGCTGGGTGA
- a CDS encoding ABC transporter ATP-binding protein: MKNVFKTRLFRLFSFMWRNGGNVFLGLSYTISMLVIASQTFIFNYIAAIGVKKVTDSILVRNTKSFVEGIVFVAKNFGLLIVILPIFGYIYQYSIRKTTVIIRENLFKKILSLPMPYFEKRHSGDFISRLNNDVSVAEGAYSWQVMVLVMALISAAGSTVVLLSINKVLFLYALITGFLNFIFNSAFIKPLRKISDKIQEKLSDVTSRFSDIIAGAFVIRSFNIGKVIFEKFVDVNMALYKLSLKRVHYNSVLASFNYSVGYLIFLGQIVLGGFLIINNKLTFGSLMASIQMTGGLIWLFGAVGQFLTSLQGSLAGAQRVFEILDLPNSELGQVKLVLESNSAGNFKHQDLIEKSSDICIEFRDVYFSYQKDQDVLKGISFKVMKNSKVAFVGESGGGKSTIFKLLLGFYECPKGEIYVFERPIEEYSKDVLRSLISYVSQDIYLFDGSVFENIRYGCLTASKEDVIEAAKKANAHEFIMNLPDGYDTKIGERGILLSGGQRQRIAIARAILKDSPILLLDEATSFLDSESEEAVVEALNNLMQGKTTLIIAHRLSTIQNADMIYVVENGMIVESGNHEDLLRKEGRYATLFKKQFAGEIS; this comes from the coding sequence ATGAAAAATGTCTTTAAAACAAGACTTTTTAGACTTTTTTCTTTCATGTGGAGAAATGGTGGAAATGTTTTTTTAGGTTTATCATATACAATATCAATGCTTGTAATTGCATCTCAGACATTTATATTCAATTACATTGCTGCAATTGGAGTTAAAAAAGTAACAGATTCAATACTGGTAAGAAATACAAAATCTTTTGTTGAGGGCATAGTTTTTGTTGCAAAGAATTTTGGGCTTCTCATAGTCATACTACCTATATTTGGATACATTTATCAGTATTCTATAAGAAAAACCACTGTCATAATAAGAGAAAATTTGTTCAAAAAGATATTGAGTCTTCCGATGCCATATTTTGAAAAAAGGCACAGTGGTGATTTCATATCAAGACTTAACAATGATGTATCAGTTGCAGAGGGGGCATATTCGTGGCAGGTTATGGTTCTGGTTATGGCTTTGATTAGTGCTGCTGGCAGTACTGTTGTGCTATTGTCCATTAATAAAGTACTGTTTTTGTATGCTCTTATAACAGGCTTTCTCAATTTTATATTCAATTCAGCTTTTATAAAGCCATTAAGAAAGATAAGCGATAAAATTCAGGAAAAACTTTCTGATGTAACATCGCGATTTTCAGATATTATCGCAGGGGCATTTGTTATCAGAAGCTTTAACATTGGGAAAGTAATATTTGAAAAGTTTGTTGATGTTAACATGGCTTTGTATAAACTTTCACTGAAAAGGGTTCATTACAATTCCGTACTGGCATCATTTAATTATTCTGTTGGGTATTTGATATTCCTTGGTCAAATTGTTTTGGGTGGTTTTTTGATAATTAATAACAAGCTCACATTTGGGAGTTTAATGGCAAGTATACAGATGACAGGTGGGCTTATTTGGCTATTTGGTGCTGTTGGACAGTTTCTGACAAGTTTGCAGGGGTCGTTGGCAGGTGCGCAGAGAGTATTTGAGATTTTAGACTTGCCAAACAGTGAACTTGGACAAGTGAAATTGGTGCTGGAAAGTAACAGTGCAGGCAATTTCAAGCATCAGGATTTAATTGAAAAGAGCTCAGATATATGCATAGAGTTCAGAGATGTTTATTTTTCATATCAAAAAGATCAAGATGTTTTGAAAGGTATCTCTTTTAAAGTGATGAAAAATTCAAAAGTAGCTTTTGTGGGTGAAAGTGGAGGTGGAAAAAGTACTATATTCAAACTACTTTTGGGATTTTATGAATGCCCAAAAGGGGAGATTTATGTATTCGAAAGACCGATAGAAGAATATTCAAAAGATGTATTAAGAAGCCTTATTTCATATGTTTCACAGGATATTTATCTTTTCGATGGGAGTGTATTTGAAAATATTAGATATGGCTGCTTGACTGCCAGTAAAGAAGATGTCATTGAGGCTGCCAAAAAGGCGAATGCGCATGAGTTTATTATGAACTTGCCTGATGGATATGATACGAAAATAGGGGAAAGAGGTATTTTGCTTTCTGGTGGTCAGCGCCAGAGGATTGCAATTGCCAGGGCTATTTTGAAAGATTCACCTATACTTCTTTTAGATGAAGCAACATCTTTTTTGGATTCTGAGTCAGAAGAGGCCGTTGTTGAGGCTTTGAATAATCTCATGCAAGGTAAGACCACACTTATTATTGCTCATAGACTATCCACAATCCAAAATGCTGATATGATATATGTTGTGGAAAATGGTATGATAGTTGAAAGCGGTAATCATGAAGATTTGCTTAGGAAAGAAGGAAGGTATGCAACCTTATTTAAAAAGCAGTTTGCTGGAGAGATTAGTTAA
- a CDS encoding ABC transporter ATP-binding protein, whose protein sequence is MKGKFKDFSSVFNIVKKNFHLLFLTAILSIAVSFINVLLIKYEKELADAAVLKSKELFIKIFFVVLVVVGTKIPLEYIKAFFFGKFSEKSLADLRIEIGKKLTFSPISYIEKNATGDFLSRLTSDLSLIQNFISVSLNDLFYHPVVFIIGTIYAFTLNWKMTLICFAIIPVTVVAALFISKPVEKYTKRQQDLYGEVNAISQEIISGIAIVKAFLLEKHFFEKFKQSLDKSFLAGLKSAKVEVLLEPVKALIQIGPNLMVIFTGGIMVINGELTFGGLMAFVELMNIFLAPMNILPNIINSYRKAKAASKRVSEILGLSSEPSGTVKDEIKDCEYAIEFEDVWFWYDEGKEAILKGINLKVKKGEKIAIVGSSGSGKSTLIKLILGFYKPQKGNLKVFGISIFDWDTNSLREKISVVNQDVYLFPESIFENIKYGKYSANFNEIEEASKKAYIYDYILSLPESFESRVGEKAVNLSGGQKQRITIARAILKNSKILIFDEATSALDIESEQFIQNTLNETLKGKTAIIIAHRFSTIKDVDRIVVIDDGKIVEEGTHDELFNLKGKYYQLYSMQFQNQCA, encoded by the coding sequence ATGAAAGGAAAGTTTAAAGATTTTTCAAGTGTGTTTAATATAGTGAAGAAAAATTTCCATCTTTTATTTTTGACCGCCATTTTATCAATTGCAGTATCTTTTATAAATGTGCTTTTGATAAAATATGAAAAAGAACTTGCTGATGCTGCAGTTTTAAAAAGCAAGGAATTGTTTATTAAAATCTTTTTTGTAGTTTTGGTAGTGGTCGGTACAAAGATTCCTCTTGAGTATATCAAAGCATTTTTCTTTGGTAAGTTTTCCGAAAAAAGCCTTGCGGACCTTAGAATTGAGATAGGGAAAAAACTCACATTTTCACCAATAAGCTATATAGAGAAAAATGCAACAGGCGACTTTTTATCACGCTTAACAAGTGACCTTTCACTAATTCAAAATTTTATATCTGTTTCTTTGAACGACCTTTTTTATCATCCAGTTGTATTTATAATAGGAACAATTTATGCATTTACACTTAACTGGAAGATGACTCTCATCTGTTTTGCTATCATTCCAGTAACTGTAGTAGCAGCCCTTTTTATAAGCAAACCTGTTGAAAAATATACCAAGAGACAGCAAGATTTATATGGTGAAGTGAACGCGATTTCACAGGAGATAATATCAGGAATTGCAATTGTCAAAGCTTTTTTGCTGGAAAAGCATTTTTTCGAAAAGTTTAAACAAAGTCTTGACAAGAGCTTTTTAGCGGGTTTAAAGTCGGCTAAGGTTGAAGTGCTACTTGAGCCAGTAAAAGCCTTGATACAGATAGGACCTAATTTAATGGTGATTTTTACAGGAGGGATTATGGTTATAAATGGAGAGCTTACTTTTGGAGGACTCATGGCATTTGTTGAATTAATGAACATCTTTTTAGCGCCAATGAATATCTTGCCGAATATTATAAATTCTTATAGAAAAGCAAAAGCGGCATCTAAAAGGGTAAGTGAGATACTTGGGTTGTCATCTGAGCCAAGTGGCACTGTAAAGGATGAGATAAAAGATTGTGAATATGCCATAGAGTTTGAAGATGTTTGGTTTTGGTATGATGAGGGTAAAGAAGCTATTTTAAAAGGAATTAATCTCAAGGTGAAAAAAGGTGAGAAGATTGCCATTGTTGGCAGCAGTGGTAGCGGCAAAAGTACCTTGATAAAGCTTATTCTGGGATTTTATAAACCGCAAAAAGGTAATTTGAAAGTTTTTGGTATTTCAATATTTGATTGGGATACAAATTCTTTAAGAGAAAAAATTTCTGTTGTTAATCAAGATGTGTACCTGTTTCCGGAGAGCATTTTTGAGAATATAAAGTATGGAAAATACAGTGCCAACTTTAATGAGATTGAAGAAGCGTCTAAAAAAGCATACATCTATGATTATATTTTGAGTCTACCAGAAAGCTTTGAAAGCAGAGTTGGTGAGAAGGCTGTAAACCTATCAGGTGGGCAGAAGCAGAGAATAACAATTGCAAGAGCAATTTTAAAAAATTCAAAAATTTTAATATTTGATGAAGCAACATCGGCACTTGACATAGAGTCGGAACAGTTTATACAGAATACGCTAAATGAGACCCTCAAAGGAAAAACAGCCATTATTATTGCACACAGATTTTCAACAATAAAAGATGTAGATAGGATAGTTGTTATAGATGATGGGAAAATTGTTGAGGAAGGAACACATGATGAGTTATTCAATCTGAAAGGTAAGTATTATCAGCTTTATTCGATGCAGTTTCAAAACCAGTGTGCCTAA
- a CDS encoding SHOCT-like domain-containing protein, translating into MKEEMLRILKMVEEGKLSSEKALDMISILQNRANERSVAKKSKILKISVDSPDKDVVRVNIPLDFVKNMIKAVGPGYIQKMINQYAKNENTTSQGTENLSVGSIGVPEGIDINLILYAIENDLDGEIVNIESQDSRVYIVIE; encoded by the coding sequence ATGAAAGAGGAAATGTTGAGAATATTGAAAATGGTGGAAGAGGGTAAACTTTCTTCTGAAAAGGCACTGGACATGATAAGTATTTTACAAAATAGAGCTAATGAACGCTCTGTTGCTAAAAAAAGCAAAATTCTCAAAATTTCAGTTGATTCACCTGACAAGGATGTTGTAAGAGTTAATATTCCACTTGATTTTGTTAAAAACATGATAAAGGCTGTGGGTCCGGGATACATTCAAAAGATGATAAATCAATATGCTAAAAATGAAAACACCACATCTCAGGGTACTGAAAATTTATCTGTTGGTAGTATCGGAGTACCTGAGGGTATTGATATCAATTTAATTCTCTATGCAATTGAAAATGACTTGGATGGCGAGATTGTAAACATTGAATCACAAGACTCAAGGGTTTATATAGTCATTGAATAG
- a CDS encoding DUF2089 domain-containing protein codes for MKVKLINQCPVCNSDLHIVKLQCSTCGTAIENHFEFNKFLRLSEDQLYFVEVFLKSRGNFKEMERELGISYPTIRSRLESILLTLGLKENESKTHNTLDVLEMLERGEITPDEAIKILREEN; via the coding sequence ATGAAAGTAAAGCTTATAAATCAATGTCCTGTGTGCAATTCGGACTTGCACATTGTAAAACTACAGTGCTCAACTTGTGGCACAGCAATAGAAAATCACTTTGAATTCAATAAATTCCTAAGGTTATCAGAGGATCAGCTGTACTTTGTTGAGGTATTCTTAAAAAGTAGAGGAAACTTCAAAGAGATGGAAAGAGAACTTGGTATTTCTTATCCTACAATAAGGTCAAGACTTGAGAGTATTCTTTTGACACTGGGGCTAAAAGAAAATGAGTCAAAAACACACAATACACTGGATGTTTTGGAGATGTTAGAAAGAGGAGAAATAACCCCTGATGAGGCTATAAAGATTTTAAGAGAGGAGAATTAA
- a CDS encoding glycoside hydrolase family 5 protein — protein sequence MNKLPRYKGFNLLGLFVPGRILGFFEDDFKWMGEWGFNFARIPMNYRNWFVEGSSDIKEEILQMIDRVIEWGEKYEIHICLNIHGAPGYCVNEKTKQGYNLWKDEEPLELFVSYWQTFAKRYKGISSKMLSFNLINEPRQFSEEEMTKEDFIRVMTYTTQKIREIDKERLIIVDGVDYGNEPVVELANLGVAQSCRAYIPFEVSHWGAEWVEGSRNFTKPSWPLVRENGEIVDKEYLKKHYEKWAKLISLGVGVICGEGGAYKYTPHDVVIRWFSDVLDILKEFGIGIALWNLRGPFGIIDSGREDVEYEDFYGHKLDRKLLELLQRF from the coding sequence TTGAACAAGCTACCGAGGTACAAAGGTTTTAACCTTCTGGGACTTTTTGTCCCTGGCAGAATCTTAGGCTTTTTTGAAGATGATTTTAAATGGATGGGCGAATGGGGTTTTAATTTTGCGCGAATTCCCATGAACTACAGGAACTGGTTTGTTGAGGGCAGCTCAGATATCAAAGAAGAGATTTTGCAGATGATTGACAGGGTAATTGAGTGGGGAGAAAAGTACGAAATCCATATATGTCTCAACATCCACGGTGCACCGGGCTACTGTGTAAATGAAAAGACAAAACAGGGATACAATCTCTGGAAAGATGAAGAGCCTCTTGAGCTTTTTGTATCTTACTGGCAGACATTTGCAAAACGGTACAAAGGTATATCATCAAAAATGCTCAGTTTTAATCTTATAAATGAGCCGAGACAATTTTCTGAAGAAGAAATGACAAAAGAGGATTTTATACGTGTGATGACATATACAACTCAAAAGATAAGAGAGATTGACAAAGAAAGACTTATCATTGTAGACGGTGTTGATTATGGGAATGAACCGGTTGTGGAGCTTGCAAATCTTGGTGTTGCGCAAAGCTGCAGAGCATATATCCCGTTTGAAGTAAGCCACTGGGGAGCAGAATGGGTTGAAGGCAGCAGAAATTTTACAAAACCTTCATGGCCACTTGTGCGTGAAAATGGCGAGATTGTTGACAAGGAATATTTAAAAAAACATTACGAAAAGTGGGCAAAGCTTATTTCACTTGGGGTTGGAGTTATCTGCGGAGAAGGTGGAGCGTATAAGTATACACCTCATGATGTAGTTATAAGGTGGTTTTCTGATGTGCTGGATATCCTAAAAGAGTTTGGTATTGGCATTGCGCTTTGGAATTTGAGAGGACCGTTTGGAATAATCGATTCAGGGAGAGAAGATGTGGAGTATGAAGATTTTTATGGGCATAAGCTTGACAGAAAACTTTTAGAGCTTTTGCAAAGATTTTAG
- a CDS encoding sugar phosphate nucleotidyltransferase yields the protein MKGVIMAGGSGTRLRPLTVSLPKPMIPFFGRPVMEYAVKLLKTHDIFEIATTLQYHPDKIINYFEDGQKWGVRIQHFVEDRPLGTAGSVKNAKGFLDETFVVLSGDGITNADLTKAIEFHKQKGSKVTIVLKEVEIPIEYGIVLTDEEGRIQRFFEKPSWSEVFSNLANTGIYIIEPEILDYIEDGNPYDFSKDLFPKLLKEKVPMFGFKMDGYWCDIGDVGSYIKAHRDVFRLGGILDLDLKSPIISRESNISPNAKISQSVFIGSDCEIEDDVEIGEFCVIGDGVKIAKGSKLERAILWSGSFIGKNCELKSCIICSKSILKDYVRVSERAVVGENNLLKDFVEVKAEAKIWPEKTIESGTVIDENIYWGTEVIKSVFWVRGITGDFNQEITPQFAIKLGNSIGSVFDKNARILIGDDYTEKSSVIRKAIETGCQVTGARLYRTRGIILPIFRYIVKDYYDAGIYVRSRGNSIRIEIFDQNGINIDKSLERKIENLFVTCDFRTSSNINFVNELVSSPLEMYFSRLEETFESSKFKGLKVCIVSEDKSIISLFDKISERYGLKTTLISGGSKQCIENLKNMCVQSEYDAGFLIDRQGEHFIMMLGDCTLYGEKLKMLLAWLEMKKFKNKCLILPEFFKAFISDVERILDVPVKYTGNEIRDYMKVVLDEGIDYFFYYDAVSSVMLILEKLAEVKDLIDRVKKLEEVHV from the coding sequence ATGAAAGGCGTTATAATGGCAGGCGGGTCTGGGACAAGGCTCAGGCCCTTGACTGTGTCACTTCCAAAGCCGATGATACCTTTTTTCGGAAGACCTGTTATGGAGTATGCGGTAAAGCTTCTCAAAACCCATGACATTTTTGAGATTGCAACAACTCTTCAGTATCATCCTGACAAGATAATCAACTATTTTGAGGATGGGCAAAAGTGGGGTGTTCGTATCCAGCACTTTGTTGAGGACAGGCCTCTTGGCACAGCAGGTTCTGTCAAGAACGCAAAAGGGTTTTTGGATGAGACTTTTGTTGTTTTGAGCGGGGATGGAATTACAAATGCAGACCTTACAAAAGCTATAGAGTTTCATAAGCAAAAGGGCAGCAAGGTCACAATTGTGTTAAAAGAGGTTGAAATACCTATAGAGTATGGTATTGTTCTTACAGACGAGGAAGGAAGGATTCAAAGGTTTTTTGAAAAACCTTCGTGGAGCGAGGTCTTTTCAAACCTTGCAAACACAGGGATATATATAATTGAGCCAGAGATACTTGACTATATTGAAGATGGCAACCCTTATGATTTTAGCAAGGATTTGTTCCCAAAACTTTTAAAAGAAAAAGTACCCATGTTCGGCTTTAAAATGGATGGGTACTGGTGTGACATTGGTGATGTAGGGAGCTACATCAAAGCTCACAGGGATGTGTTCAGGTTGGGTGGAATACTTGACCTTGATTTGAAAAGTCCTATAATATCTAGGGAATCTAACATTTCACCAAACGCAAAGATAAGCCAGAGTGTGTTTATTGGAAGCGATTGTGAAATAGAAGACGATGTTGAAATAGGCGAGTTTTGTGTGATTGGTGATGGTGTAAAGATTGCAAAGGGAAGCAAGCTTGAGAGGGCTATACTTTGGAGCGGCAGTTTCATAGGTAAAAACTGTGAGCTGAAAAGCTGTATCATCTGCAGCAAATCCATTTTAAAAGACTATGTAAGAGTGTCTGAAAGGGCAGTGGTTGGGGAAAACAACCTTTTGAAAGATTTTGTTGAGGTCAAGGCAGAGGCTAAAATCTGGCCAGAAAAAACAATTGAGTCTGGCACAGTGATAGACGAAAACATCTACTGGGGAACAGAGGTTATAAAGAGCGTGTTTTGGGTTCGTGGAATTACAGGTGATTTTAACCAGGAGATAACACCCCAGTTTGCTATAAAACTTGGGAATTCCATCGGTTCTGTCTTTGACAAAAACGCAAGGATTTTAATTGGCGACGACTATACAGAAAAGAGCAGTGTTATTCGAAAAGCTATTGAGACAGGCTGCCAAGTAACAGGTGCTAGGCTTTACAGGACAAGAGGAATAATACTTCCAATCTTCAGATACATTGTCAAGGACTATTACGATGCAGGCATTTATGTGCGCTCAAGAGGAAATAGCATAAGGATTGAAATATTTGACCAAAACGGCATTAACATTGACAAATCGCTTGAAAGAAAGATTGAAAACCTGTTTGTCACATGCGATTTCAGAACCTCTTCAAACATTAATTTTGTAAATGAACTTGTCTCATCACCGCTTGAGATGTACTTTTCAAGGCTTGAGGAAACGTTCGAAAGTTCCAAGTTCAAAGGGCTAAAAGTTTGCATAGTTTCGGAAGACAAATCTATAATTTCGCTTTTTGACAAGATTTCTGAGCGATATGGTTTAAAGACTACTTTGATTAGTGGTGGTTCAAAACAGTGTATAGAGAATCTTAAAAACATGTGTGTGCAGAGCGAATATGATGCAGGATTTCTGATTGACAGGCAGGGAGAACACTTTATCATGATGCTGGGAGACTGCACACTCTACGGCGAAAAGCTCAAGATGCTACTTGCATGGCTTGAGATGAAAAAGTTCAAAAATAAATGCTTGATTTTGCCAGAGTTTTTCAAAGCATTTATAAGCGATGTGGAGAGAATTCTGGATGTGCCTGTAAAATACACTGGGAATGAAATAAGAGATTATATGAAAGTAGTTTTAGATGAGGGTATTGACTACTTTTTCTACTATGATGCGGTTTCTTCTGTAATGCTCATATTGGAAAAACTTGCTGAGGTAAAAGATTTGATAGATAGAGTGAAGAAATTAGAGGAAGTTCATGTGTGA
- a CDS encoding glycosyltransferase family 4 protein — protein MRILQLTWEYPPRIVGGISRVVRSISQKLSKDDKVYIVTLSEDYERTEDYGNLKILRCPVYPLNSLNFIDWVMIMNMALAEKAIYIAQKEGKFDIIHAHDWLVAFAARMVKHALRIPLVATIHATEHGRNGGIHTDMQGFIHNVEWWLTFEAWKVIVNSEFMKNECERIFSLTPDKCIVIPNGIDFEEFATTPFDWDFRRRYALDSEKIIFFIGRHVYEKGIHILIEAFRKVLDNFPDVKLIIAGNGPMTGELYSKAHFLGLSHKVLFTGFVSDEERKKLFKIADITVFPSLYEPFGIVALEAMASGCSTVVSDIGGFSEIVKHLHNGLTFYCANPNSLADMILLLLKDDLLRQRLSRQAQSDAKEIYSWDKIVKRLKSVYEMIVTEAKGMEWFSAL, from the coding sequence TTGCGAATACTGCAGCTTACATGGGAATATCCGCCAAGGATTGTTGGTGGCATCTCAAGGGTGGTAAGAAGCATCTCACAAAAGCTCTCCAAAGACGATAAGGTGTATATTGTCACACTTTCAGAAGACTATGAAAGAACAGAAGACTATGGAAATCTCAAGATTTTAAGATGTCCAGTCTATCCTTTGAACTCTTTAAACTTTATTGACTGGGTCATGATTATGAACATGGCACTTGCTGAAAAAGCTATATATATTGCACAAAAGGAAGGTAAGTTTGACATAATCCATGCGCATGACTGGCTTGTAGCTTTTGCTGCGCGGATGGTAAAACATGCTCTTCGCATTCCTTTGGTTGCGACAATTCACGCAACAGAGCACGGACGAAACGGCGGGATACACACAGATATGCAAGGGTTTATTCACAATGTTGAGTGGTGGCTCACATTTGAGGCGTGGAAGGTAATTGTCAACTCTGAATTTATGAAAAATGAGTGTGAAAGGATATTTAGTTTAACACCTGACAAGTGTATTGTCATTCCCAACGGAATAGACTTTGAAGAGTTTGCGACAACGCCATTTGATTGGGATTTTAGAAGAAGGTATGCTTTGGACAGTGAAAAGATAATCTTTTTCATTGGAAGACATGTATACGAAAAGGGAATTCACATATTGATTGAAGCCTTCAGAAAAGTACTTGACAATTTTCCTGATGTAAAGCTCATAATTGCAGGCAATGGTCCGATGACAGGTGAGCTTTACTCTAAAGCCCACTTCTTAGGACTTTCACATAAAGTGCTGTTTACAGGATTTGTCAGTGATGAAGAGAGAAAAAAACTTTTTAAAATTGCTGACATTACTGTGTTCCCAAGCCTTTACGAGCCTTTTGGGATAGTTGCTTTAGAGGCGATGGCATCAGGATGTAGCACAGTTGTGTCTGACATTGGCGGGTTTTCTGAGATTGTAAAGCACCTTCACAATGGCCTTACTTTTTACTGCGCAAATCCAAACTCACTTGCCGACATGATTTTACTTCTCTTAAAAGATGACCTTCTTCGTCAAAGACTCTCAAGACAGGCACAAAGTGATGCAAAAGAGATTTATTCATGGGACAAAATTGTAAAAAGACTAAAGAGTGTATACGAAATGATTGTCACAGAGGCAAAAGGAATGGAGTGGTTTTCAGCACTTTAG